The window TTGTCCGCGCTGCTGCTGGTGCTCAGCGCGCTGTGGCCCGCCGCGCGCAGCAAGCTCGCCGGCCCCAACGCGATCCTGTCCGTCGTCGTCGTGATCCTGGTCCCGATCACCACGGACGCCGGCGAATGGCTGGAGCGCCGGGTCGCTTCGACCCCGCTCGTGCGGACGCACACCGAACTCGGCGACACCGCGCTGTGGGTCGCGATCCCGGTGGCGGTGCTCGCCCTGCTCGTGTGGTGGCGCGGGCGCGAAACCCGCGGGTCCCAGGGCCGCACGTTCCTCGGCCCGGCTTCGAAGGCCGTCACGGTGGTGCTCTCGGTGCTGTCGATCGCGGCCGCGGGCGCGGCGGTCTGGGACATCTACCGCATCGGCGACTCCGGTGCCCAGGCCAGCTGGCAGGGTCAGTTCAGCTCGACCCCGGCACCGCGTGGCCCGGGTCACTGAGCGCACGAGGAAACCCTTGATCGTCCACAACGGACGGTCAAGGGTGCACGGCACGACGGCCCGGTGCGTCCGGAACCGACGGCGTATCATAGACGCCTCACAGGAACCGCCCAACCGGAGTACAGGTTCATGCCGGACAAAGGAGGCATGACCTCCGTTCACCCGGCCCCCGTCCGGCCGCTCGCGCCCCCGGCTCCCGCCGCGGCGCCCGCACCGGCGAGGGCGCACCCCGGCGCCGTCCTGGCCGTGATCGCGGCGGGCGCGCTCGCCGCGATCGGCCTGTGGTGGGCCGACACGCCGTCGGTGCACGGCTTCGGCGACTGGCTGACCAACGCCGGGCGGATCACCGGTCTCCTGGCCGGCTACGGCTTCGTCGTGCTGGTCGCGCTGATGGCGCGGATTCCGCCGCTGGAACGCGGCGTCGGCGCGGACAAGCTGGCCCGCTGGCACGCGATGGGCGGGCGGTACGTCGTCTCGCTGGTCGTCGCGCACGGGCTGCTGATCATCTGGGGCTACGCGGTTTCCGCGCACACCGGGGTCCTCGGCCAGACCGCGACGCTGCTGCTGAGCTACCCGGACGTGCTCGCCGCGACCGTCGCCGGACTGCTGCTGGTCGGCGTCGGGATCAGCTCCGCCCGCGCCGCCCGCCGCCGGCTGCGCTACGAAACCTGGTACTTCCTGCACTTCTACACCTACCTCGCGATGGCGCTGGCGTTCAGCCACCAGTTCGCGACCGGCGCGGAGTTCATGGCGAACCTCAGCGCCCGGATCGCCTGGTCGACGCTGTACGCCGTGGTCGGCGCGGCGATCCTGTGGTACCGGTTCGTCACCCCGGTGCGGCAGGCGCTGCGGCACCGGCTGCGCGTCGAATCCGTCCGGCCCGAAGCCGCCGGCGTCGTGAGCGTCGTCGTCACCGGCCGGCACCTGGACGAGCTGCGGGCCGAGGCCGGGCAGTTCTTCCGGTGGCGCTTCCTGACCCGGGACCTGTGGTGGGTGTCGGCGCCGTACTCCCTGTCGGCGCCCCCGCGGCCGGACCGGATGCGGTTCACGGTCAAGGCCCTGGGCGACCACAGCGCCGCCCTCGCCGCCCTGACGCCGGGCACCCGCGTGGTCACCGAAGGTCCGTACGGGGCCATGACGCCGTCCGCCCGGCGCCACCGGAAGGTCCTGCTCGTCGCCGGCGGCGTCGGGATCACCCCGGTCCGGGCGCTGCTGGAGGCCCTGCCGGCCGCGCCCGGCGACCTCACCCTCGTCTACCGCGCCAGCCGCGAAGCCGACGTCGTGTTCCGCGAGGAGCTCGAACGGCTCGCCGCCGCCCGCGGCGCCCGGCTGTGGATCCTGACCGGCACCCGCGCCGAGCACGGCGGCGACCCGCTGACCCTGCTCCGGCGGCACGTGCCGGACGTCGCCCGGCACGACGTCTACGTCTGCGGGCCGCCCGGCATGACCGACGCCGTGCACGCCGAGCTGCGTGCCGCGCGGGTCCCCCGCCGTCAGATCCACCACGAGAGCTTCGAGTTCTGAGAAGGGCCTCCCCCCATGAAACGGGTCATCTTCGCCTTCGCCGGCACGGTCACCGGGCTGGTGCTGCTGCTGTCGTTCAAGACCCAGCCCACGACGACGACGGCCGCGGTCAGCCCGCCGGCCGCCGTCAGCGGCAGCGGCGGCACCACCGCCACGCCGACGGCCGGGAGCGGCACGTCGTCCAGCACCTCGCCGGGCACCTCGTCGGGCACCGTGGACGGCGACGCCGCGGACACGCGGTTCGGGCCGGTCCAGGTCCGCATCACCGTCGCGAACGGGAAGCTCACGTCGGTCACCGCCCTCGAGTACCCGACCGAGAACCCGCGGGACCAGGAGATCAACTCCTACGCCATCCCGCAGCTCAACCAGGAGGCCGCGCAGGCGGGCAGCGCCCACATCGACGTGGTCTCCGGTGCCACCTACACCTCCGACGGCTACGTCAAGTCGCTGCAGAGCGCCCTCGACAAGGCCGGCCTGTCGTGACCGAGCCGGCTCGGACCGTGCACGTCGAGCACTGCATGGGCACGGTGTTCAGCATCGACGTCCGCGACCCCGGCGACTGGGCCGGACCGATCGAGGAGGTCGTCGCCTGGCTGCACCGCGTCGACGCGCTGTTCAGCACCTACCGGCCGGACAGCGACATCAGCCGGATCGGCCGCGGCGAGCTCACGATCCCCGGCGCCGACCCGCTCGTCGCGGAGGTGTTCGGCCTCTGCGCGCAGTTCGAAGCCGAGACCGGCGGGTACTTCACGGCCCGCTGGCGCGGCACGCCCGACCCGACCGGCCTGGTGAAGGGCTGGGCGATCGAGCGCGCGAGCACGCTGCTGCGCGAGCACGGCAGCCACCACCACGCGATCAACGGCGGCGGCGACGTCCGGCTGGCCGGCGAGGCCGCACCCGGCAGGCCGTGGCGGATCGGCATCAGCGACCCGGCCGACCGCGGCCGGGTCCTCACGGTCGTCACCGGCCGCGACCTCGCGGTCGCGACGTCCGGCACCGCCGAACGCGGCACGCACATCGTCGACCCGCTCACCGCGACCCCGGCGGTCGACCTACTGTCCGTCACGGTCACCGGCCCGTCCCTCATCCGCGCCGACGCCTACGCCACGGCCGCCGTCGCGATGGGACAGCGCGCCTTCGACTGGGCCCGGGAGCTGCGGGACCACGACGTCTTCGTGGTGGACGCAGCGGGTGAGCGGTGGATCACGCCGCAGTCCGGATGACGGGTACGCGTGGTTTCCCCGGTCGACGCGTGACGCCGCTGCTGTCGGGACGAGTGGCGTACGACCCCGGCCCGCTCGAGCCGCCCGAGGAGGGCGAAGCCCTCGTGTGCTGCGCCGGCCCCGTCGTCCTGGGCTGAAAGTCCCCTCCGGGCTGTAGTCGGCCGAAGGGATGCGGTACGCGAGGCACCAGCAGGCGCGCTCGTTCCCACTGGGGTTAGCCAGGCGATTTGTCGACTCCGGTCACAGTCGGCCATGGCCCGGCGGCCGCCTTCGCGGCAGCGCCGGTCAGCCCGGGCACGGTGCCCGCGGCCGGTCCGGCGACGGCCGGGGCGGCGGCGGTCGCGGCCATGGCGGTCGTGGCCGCGAAAGCACAGCAGAGGACGGCAAGCAGTTTCCGCATCGGCGCATCTCCTCGTCCTTGGCGGACGGGTGAGCGCCCGCGGGACCCGGATGCTAGGCACCGATTTCCCTTGCCGGACACCGACTTTCGGCGGGGTGGCGAGGATCGCGGCCGGTCGGGGCGGCGATGCGATTCGCGGCGTGGCCGCGTTATGCCGCCGTCCGGCGCAAGCGGCTCGCCGCGGCGGCCTTTCCCTTGGCGACCGCGTCTTCGAGCGCCTGTCGGCCCGCGGTATCCGGCTATCGGTCGGACCCGGCGCAGGCGGCGTCCGCCGGCCCTCGATGCCGGACGGGCACGATGCGGGTCAGCGCCACGGGCACCGGTGGCCCGGAGGCGGCCAGCACCGTGGTGTAGACCGTTATACGGGTCACCTGGACGAGTGAGACCGGCGCGCAGGTGGATGCCGAGACCGCGGCGAGCGCCACGCCGGGATAGCCCTGGTCAGTTCAGGTTCGCTGCCCCGCAGGGCAGCCGGCGCCTCCGATGCAGTGGGCGTAGAGCAGTCCGGCGGCGCCCACCACGGCCAGCCGTCCCGGGATCGTCCTCGTGCGCTTGCGGAAAATGTGCACCGCCCCCTCGCCCATTCACATCA of the Amycolatopsis sp. NBC_01488 genome contains:
- a CDS encoding ferredoxin reductase family protein, with product MTSVHPAPVRPLAPPAPAAAPAPARAHPGAVLAVIAAGALAAIGLWWADTPSVHGFGDWLTNAGRITGLLAGYGFVVLVALMARIPPLERGVGADKLARWHAMGGRYVVSLVVAHGLLIIWGYAVSAHTGVLGQTATLLLSYPDVLAATVAGLLLVGVGISSARAARRRLRYETWYFLHFYTYLAMALAFSHQFATGAEFMANLSARIAWSTLYAVVGAAILWYRFVTPVRQALRHRLRVESVRPEAAGVVSVVVTGRHLDELRAEAGQFFRWRFLTRDLWWVSAPYSLSAPPRPDRMRFTVKALGDHSAALAALTPGTRVVTEGPYGAMTPSARRHRKVLLVAGGVGITPVRALLEALPAAPGDLTLVYRASREADVVFREELERLAAARGARLWILTGTRAEHGGDPLTLLRRHVPDVARHDVYVCGPPGMTDAVHAELRAARVPRRQIHHESFEF
- a CDS encoding DUF2231 domain-containing protein, whose product is MTTLNGLPAHVLLVHAIVVLLPLSALLLVLSALWPAARSKLAGPNAILSVVVVILVPITTDAGEWLERRVASTPLVRTHTELGDTALWVAIPVAVLALLVWWRGRETRGSQGRTFLGPASKAVTVVLSVLSIAAAGAAVWDIYRIGDSGAQASWQGQFSSTPAPRGPGH
- a CDS encoding FMN-binding protein yields the protein MKRVIFAFAGTVTGLVLLLSFKTQPTTTTAAVSPPAAVSGSGGTTATPTAGSGTSSSTSPGTSSGTVDGDAADTRFGPVQVRITVANGKLTSVTALEYPTENPRDQEINSYAIPQLNQEAAQAGSAHIDVVSGATYTSDGYVKSLQSALDKAGLS
- a CDS encoding FAD:protein FMN transferase; translation: MTEPARTVHVEHCMGTVFSIDVRDPGDWAGPIEEVVAWLHRVDALFSTYRPDSDISRIGRGELTIPGADPLVAEVFGLCAQFEAETGGYFTARWRGTPDPTGLVKGWAIERASTLLREHGSHHHAINGGGDVRLAGEAAPGRPWRIGISDPADRGRVLTVVTGRDLAVATSGTAERGTHIVDPLTATPAVDLLSVTVTGPSLIRADAYATAAVAMGQRAFDWARELRDHDVFVVDAAGERWITPQSG